From a single Candidatus Thorarchaeota archaeon genomic region:
- a CDS encoding YfcE family phosphodiesterase: protein MQRILVFGDLHVPTRRDSIPDTFARRIAATTYDLALVTGDLVEESEMREIMPPLPQCYIVQGNMDFGSHYEFHHEVRIEDLNFLLLHGTQLRPRGNLDQLWEILLNIDVDVAVHGHTHVPSIDLHRDRLFINPGTITGATGGRGGRKAASFIELEVSGTQIDVTLYITDWHVVKETTLSFQRLGDKMIRVNR from the coding sequence ATGCAGCGGATCTTGGTGTTTGGAGACCTTCATGTCCCAACTCGCAGGGATTCTATACCTGATACGTTCGCTCGTCGGATAGCCGCGACCACCTACGATCTTGCTCTTGTCACAGGAGACCTTGTTGAAGAGTCCGAGATGCGCGAAATTATGCCTCCTCTTCCACAGTGTTACATAGTTCAGGGGAATATGGATTTTGGCTCTCATTACGAATTTCATCATGAGGTGCGTATCGAGGACCTAAACTTTCTGCTTCTGCATGGGACGCAACTACGTCCACGTGGGAACCTCGATCAGTTATGGGAGATACTTCTCAACATTGATGTTGATGTGGCAGTACATGGCCACACACATGTTCCCTCTATCGATCTACATCGCGATAGGCTCTTCATCAATCCTGGGACTATTACCGGCGCAACTGGTGGACGGGGCGGTCGGAAAGCCGCCAGCTTTATCGAGCTTGAGGTTTCTGGAACACAGATTGATGTGACCCTATACATCACTGATTGGCATGTCGTTAAAGAAACAACATTGTCTTTTCAGAGGCTGGGCGATAAAATGATTCGTGTGAATCGCTGA
- a CDS encoding 2-hydroxyacid dehydrogenase, translating to MRPKVLVPYKSDVVDAIQEILGDEAIAVQTDRDVESLLKHPDAVAILSGSVPREYILKAHGLRMIQTFGAGVDKIDRDAVLQRGDIIVCNAHLNAEEVAEYTITLLFALAKNIVVNDRTFRTGDWTYRYGGPRPNIEIRGKKCLIIGLGNIGMQVARRLQAFDVKIIAATRSGTTKFPGIASDVVKFIEIEPLVREADFIILTLPLTNESRGLVSAEFLSWMKPTALLVNVSRGEIVNEEALFTALKEKQIAGAALDVWWIYPQSRDDNRCWPSRFPFHELNNVIISPHRAAYSESIVNDQIVFVAKNVLRFIHGETPENIVDLRRGY from the coding sequence ATGCGGCCGAAAGTCCTTGTTCCTTACAAGTCTGATGTAGTTGATGCAATACAAGAGATATTAGGTGATGAAGCAATCGCAGTACAGACAGATCGAGATGTAGAATCCTTGCTCAAGCATCCCGATGCAGTGGCTATACTCTCGGGGAGTGTTCCCCGCGAATACATCCTAAAGGCACATGGTCTTCGGATGATTCAGACCTTTGGAGCTGGTGTAGACAAGATAGACCGTGATGCAGTACTACAACGAGGAGATATCATTGTCTGTAATGCGCACCTGAATGCAGAAGAGGTTGCTGAATATACGATCACGTTACTTTTTGCACTTGCGAAGAATATTGTTGTAAATGATCGGACCTTTCGTACCGGCGATTGGACTTATCGATATGGCGGCCCGAGACCAAATATTGAGATACGCGGCAAAAAGTGTCTGATTATAGGTCTTGGCAACATTGGGATGCAGGTCGCTCGGCGCCTTCAAGCATTTGATGTTAAGATCATAGCCGCGACCCGAAGCGGTACTACTAAATTTCCTGGGATCGCGTCTGATGTTGTCAAGTTCATTGAAATAGAGCCACTTGTTCGAGAGGCGGATTTCATTATTCTGACGTTGCCCCTCACTAATGAGAGTAGGGGCCTTGTCAGTGCGGAGTTTCTCTCATGGATGAAGCCCACTGCATTATTAGTCAATGTGTCCCGTGGAGAGATTGTCAACGAAGAGGCTTTGTTTACTGCATTGAAAGAGAAACAGATTGCAGGTGCTGCTCTTGATGTCTGGTGGATCTATCCACAGAGCCGTGATGACAACCGTTGTTGGCCGTCTCGCTTTCCTTTCCATGAACTCAATAATGTGATCATCTCCCCGCATAGAGCTGCATACTCGGAGTCTATCGTCAATGATCAGATAGTCTTCGTGGCAAAGAATGTCTTGCGGTTTATTCATGGAGAGACTCCTGAGAATATTGTTGATTTGCGCCGTGGCTACTAA
- a CDS encoding nicotinamide-nucleotide adenylyltransferase: MRAVFVGRFQPIHNGHLSTIKQIIDSGEELVIAVGSAQYSHTPDNPFSGGERIMLIKRALLDEGLPLDRIDIVPVPDIHIHPLWVAHLKSFVPYFEKAYTHNPLVRKLFIDAGFEVGETHLLSRDTHSGKHVRDLIREGGEWQPLVPPGVVELIKRYGLDERMRAIGKVTLKR; the protein is encoded by the coding sequence ATGCGTGCAGTATTTGTTGGTCGATTTCAGCCAATTCACAATGGCCATCTCTCTACAATCAAGCAGATTATAGATTCAGGTGAAGAACTTGTGATTGCAGTTGGGAGTGCTCAATACTCACACACACCTGATAATCCATTTAGTGGTGGTGAACGGATCATGCTCATCAAGAGGGCATTACTCGATGAGGGTCTTCCTCTCGATCGAATTGATATAGTACCCGTTCCGGATATCCACATCCACCCACTCTGGGTTGCACATCTCAAAAGTTTTGTTCCCTATTTTGAGAAGGCCTATACCCATAATCCTCTTGTGCGCAAGCTTTTCATCGATGCTGGTTTTGAAGTGGGTGAGACCCACCTATTGAGTCGTGACACCCACTCGGGCAAACATGTGCGTGATCTTATTCGAGAAGGTGGCGAATGGCAGCCTCTGGTTCCTCCGGGAGTAGTTGAATTGATAAAGCGCTATGGCTTGGATGAGAGGATGCGGGCTATTGGCAAGGTCACACTCAAACGCTGA
- the proS gene encoding proline--tRNA ligase produces the protein MTSDKQKDSKKAIFDISKEQNFPEWFGEICKVAELADIRYGVKGFTPFLPWSVMTMNIMFDLYEEALQRKGHLPMLFPTVIPESNLTKEAEHVEGFTPQVFWISEIGSGEELEEKLALRPTSETAIYPMYSLWVRSWRDLPLKRYQRCSVFRSEVKSTRPFLRGREFLWIESHNVFATHEDGLAQVKEDLETTKEVVTDKFGIPVMVFQRTQWDKFPGGVNTYAADTLMPDGKVIQLPSTHDLGDHFAKAFDIKYVDENNEMVYAYQTCYGPAVSRIYGALISVHGDDKGLRLPFALAPYQVVIVPIFKGDNEQVVLEYCKNVEQTLRDAGLRVHFDATDATPGWKFNFWEMKGVPIRVEIGGREVSKKTVVLFRRDTLKKQNVSLDSIVTSIKDLGADIDKTLREQAEAKFEGLVVDANSIGEIRDAMDRGKIARVPFCTTEMEGLGCADELKAQTGGDVRGTRIDVEETPEGVCVVCGKKAQNIVYVARSY, from the coding sequence ATGACCAGTGATAAACAGAAAGACAGCAAGAAGGCCATCTTTGACATTAGCAAGGAACAGAATTTTCCCGAGTGGTTCGGAGAAATCTGTAAAGTGGCTGAACTGGCGGACATCCGATACGGAGTCAAGGGCTTCACTCCTTTTCTCCCTTGGAGTGTGATGACCATGAACATCATGTTCGATCTCTATGAAGAGGCTCTCCAGCGAAAGGGTCACCTCCCAATGTTGTTTCCTACAGTCATTCCTGAGAGCAACTTGACAAAAGAGGCCGAACATGTTGAAGGGTTTACTCCCCAAGTATTCTGGATCAGTGAAATCGGTTCTGGTGAAGAACTCGAAGAAAAATTGGCATTGAGACCCACAAGTGAGACCGCAATCTATCCAATGTACTCACTCTGGGTTCGAAGTTGGCGTGATTTGCCACTGAAGCGATATCAACGATGCTCGGTCTTCAGATCTGAAGTGAAGAGCACCCGCCCCTTCTTGAGAGGGCGTGAGTTTCTCTGGATTGAGAGCCATAATGTCTTTGCTACGCACGAAGACGGATTGGCTCAGGTCAAAGAAGATCTTGAGACCACAAAGGAAGTGGTGACCGACAAGTTTGGGATTCCTGTCATGGTATTTCAGCGGACACAGTGGGACAAGTTTCCTGGTGGTGTGAATACCTATGCGGCTGATACTCTAATGCCTGATGGGAAGGTCATCCAGCTTCCGTCCACTCATGATCTCGGGGATCATTTTGCAAAGGCCTTTGACATCAAATACGTCGATGAGAATAACGAGATGGTGTATGCTTACCAGACCTGTTATGGGCCTGCGGTCTCACGAATATATGGTGCCCTAATATCGGTTCATGGTGATGACAAGGGTCTCAGGTTGCCCTTCGCCCTTGCGCCCTATCAAGTCGTTATTGTCCCCATCTTCAAGGGCGATAATGAGCAGGTAGTCCTTGAGTACTGCAAGAATGTGGAACAGACGCTTCGTGATGCCGGGCTACGTGTACATTTTGATGCTACAGATGCAACTCCGGGTTGGAAGTTTAACTTCTGGGAGATGAAGGGTGTTCCCATTCGAGTGGAGATTGGTGGGCGTGAAGTGAGCAAGAAGACAGTAGTTCTGTTCAGGCGTGACACATTGAAGAAGCAGAATGTTTCACTTGACTCGATAGTGACAAGCATCAAAGATCTTGGGGCTGATATCGACAAGACCTTGCGTGAACAGGCCGAGGCCAAGTTTGAGGGGCTTGTTGTTGATGCAAACAGTATCGGCGAGATTCGAGACGCTATGGATCGAGGGAAGATCGCACGTGTCCCCTTCTGCACAACAGAGATGGAGGGACTCGGCTGTGCGGATGAATTGAAGGCGCAGACAGGTGGCGATGTCCGTGGTACTCGTATTGATGTTGAGGAGACCCCCGAAGGCGTCTGTGTTGTCTGTGGGAAAAAGGCTCAGAATATTGTCTACGTTGCAAGATCCTACTAG